In one Myotis daubentonii chromosome 1, mMyoDau2.1, whole genome shotgun sequence genomic region, the following are encoded:
- the LOC132242288 gene encoding phytanoyl-CoA dioxygenase, peroxisomal isoform X1 — MDGARAASRLRVVLGHLGCPSAGAVIAHPTSRAVPSASFHPQFQYTRDNNVLSLEQRKFYEENGFLVIKNLVSDADIERFRNEFERLCRQEVKPAGLMLMKDVTIAKSKYAPSEKVITKAQDFQEDEELFRYCTLPEILKYVECFTGPNIMAMHTMLINKPPDAGKKTSRHPLHQDLHYFPFRPSNSIVCAWTAMEHIDRNNGCLVVLPGTHKGTLKPHDYPKWEGGVNIMFHGIQDYDENNARVHLVMEKGDTVFFHPLLIHGSGQNRTQGFRKAISCHFASANCHYIDVKGTSQEKVENEIVSLAEKLYGAKEGVSLKDFWRFRGRLVKGQRVNL; from the exons ATGGACGGGGCGCGCGCTGCCTCCCGCCTGCGCGTCGTCCTGGGCCACCTCGGCTGCCCCTCGGCCGGGGCCGTC ATAGCTCACCCCACTTCAAGGGCTGTTCCTTCTGCCAGTTTCCATCCTCAATTCCA GTATACTCGGGATAATAATGTTCTAAGCCTAGAACAGAGaaaattttatgaagaaaatgGGTTCCTTGTCATTAAAAATTTGGTATCTGATGCTGATATCGAACGCTTTCG GAATGAGTTTGAAAGACTCTGCAGACAAGAGGTAAAACCAGCTGGATTAATGTTAATGAAAGATGTGACCATTGCGAAATCAAAATATGCTCCAAGTGAAAAAGTGATTACCAAGGCCCAAGATTTCCAAGAAGATGAGGAACTCTTCAGATACTGCACTCTCCCTGAG ATTCTGAAATATGTGGAGTGCTTCACTGGACCCAACATTATGGCCATGCATACCATGCTGATAAACAAACCTCCCGACGCTG GCAAGAAGACGTCCCGCCATCCCCTGCACCAGGATCTGCACTACTTCCCCTTCAGGCCCAGCAATAGCATTGTTTGCGCTTGGACGGCCATGGAGCATATTGACCGGAACAACGGCTGTCTGGTGGTGCTCCCGGGCACACACAAAGGCACCCTGAAGCCGCACGATTATCCCAAGTGGGAG GGGGGAGTTAACATAATGTTCCACGGGATCCAGGACTATGATGAAAACAATGCCCGGGTTCACCTTGTGATGGAGAAGGGAGACACCGTTTTCTTTCATCCTTTGCTCATCCATGGATCTGGTCAGAACAGAACTCAAGGATTCCGGAAG GCAATTTCCTGCCATTTTGCCAGTGCCAACTGCCACTACATCGATGTGAAGGGAACCAGTCAAGAAAAGGTTGAGAATGAAATTGTGTCGTTAGCAGAAAAATTGTATGGAGCGAAAGAAGGTGTCTCCCTGAAG
- the LOC132242288 gene encoding phytanoyl-CoA dioxygenase, peroxisomal isoform X2: MISCYRYTRDNNVLSLEQRKFYEENGFLVIKNLVSDADIERFRNEFERLCRQEVKPAGLMLMKDVTIAKSKYAPSEKVITKAQDFQEDEELFRYCTLPEILKYVECFTGPNIMAMHTMLINKPPDAGKKTSRHPLHQDLHYFPFRPSNSIVCAWTAMEHIDRNNGCLVVLPGTHKGTLKPHDYPKWEGGVNIMFHGIQDYDENNARVHLVMEKGDTVFFHPLLIHGSGQNRTQGFRKAISCHFASANCHYIDVKGTSQEKVENEIVSLAEKLYGAKEGVSLKDFWRFRGRLVKGQRVNL; this comes from the exons ATGATCTCATGTTACAG GTATACTCGGGATAATAATGTTCTAAGCCTAGAACAGAGaaaattttatgaagaaaatgGGTTCCTTGTCATTAAAAATTTGGTATCTGATGCTGATATCGAACGCTTTCG GAATGAGTTTGAAAGACTCTGCAGACAAGAGGTAAAACCAGCTGGATTAATGTTAATGAAAGATGTGACCATTGCGAAATCAAAATATGCTCCAAGTGAAAAAGTGATTACCAAGGCCCAAGATTTCCAAGAAGATGAGGAACTCTTCAGATACTGCACTCTCCCTGAG ATTCTGAAATATGTGGAGTGCTTCACTGGACCCAACATTATGGCCATGCATACCATGCTGATAAACAAACCTCCCGACGCTG GCAAGAAGACGTCCCGCCATCCCCTGCACCAGGATCTGCACTACTTCCCCTTCAGGCCCAGCAATAGCATTGTTTGCGCTTGGACGGCCATGGAGCATATTGACCGGAACAACGGCTGTCTGGTGGTGCTCCCGGGCACACACAAAGGCACCCTGAAGCCGCACGATTATCCCAAGTGGGAG GGGGGAGTTAACATAATGTTCCACGGGATCCAGGACTATGATGAAAACAATGCCCGGGTTCACCTTGTGATGGAGAAGGGAGACACCGTTTTCTTTCATCCTTTGCTCATCCATGGATCTGGTCAGAACAGAACTCAAGGATTCCGGAAG GCAATTTCCTGCCATTTTGCCAGTGCCAACTGCCACTACATCGATGTGAAGGGAACCAGTCAAGAAAAGGTTGAGAATGAAATTGTGTCGTTAGCAGAAAAATTGTATGGAGCGAAAGAAGGTGTCTCCCTGAAG